In Wenyingzhuangia fucanilytica, the following are encoded in one genomic region:
- a CDS encoding glycogen/starch synthase: protein MKNKRVLYVSSEVTPYTPLTEMSEMSFEAAKKAHHKGVQTRIFMPRFGLINERRHQLHEVIRLSGMNLVVNDMDMPLIIKVASIPKERMQVYFIDNEEYFKRKATFTDDKDELFADNDERAIFFAKGVVETVKKLNWAPDIIHVHGWMACLLPLYLKEYYKDDALFANTKIVTSVYDNEFEGTLDNSLANKVRFDEISDEKSKVLENPTFANIIKSAIDNSDAVIKASRFVNDDLEDYLDDLEKPYLDYQTEDTFAEAYLEFYTEKVLN, encoded by the coding sequence ATGAAGAACAAGAGAGTTTTATACGTTTCTAGTGAGGTAACCCCATATACACCTTTAACAGAAATGTCAGAAATGTCTTTCGAGGCGGCAAAAAAAGCCCATCACAAGGGAGTACAAACAAGAATTTTTATGCCGAGATTCGGTTTGATTAATGAAAGAAGACATCAATTACACGAAGTAATAAGACTTTCAGGAATGAACTTAGTTGTTAATGATATGGATATGCCTTTAATTATTAAGGTAGCTTCTATCCCTAAAGAAAGAATGCAAGTTTATTTTATTGACAACGAAGAGTACTTTAAAAGAAAGGCAACTTTTACTGATGATAAAGATGAACTATTTGCAGATAACGACGAAAGAGCTATCTTTTTTGCAAAAGGTGTTGTAGAAACAGTTAAAAAATTAAACTGGGCTCCTGATATTATTCATGTACATGGATGGATGGCATGTTTATTGCCATTGTATCTAAAAGAATATTATAAAGACGATGCCTTGTTTGCCAATACAAAAATTGTAACTTCAGTTTATGATAATGAGTTTGAAGGAACTTTAGATAATAGTTTAGCAAACAAAGTGCGTTTTGATGAAATTTCTGATGAAAAATCAAAAGTGTTAGAAAATCCAACATTTGCAAATATCATCAAAAGTGCAATAGATAATTCTGATGCAGTCATCAAAGCAAGTAGATTTGTAAATGATGATTTAGAAGATTATTTAGATGATTTAGAAAAACCATATCTTGATTATCAAACAGAAGATACATTTGCAGAAGCATATTTAGAATTTTACACAGAAAAAGTTTTAAACTAA
- the panC gene encoding pantoate--beta-alanine ligase — protein MKVFSIKELANSYISDLKSKGLTVGLVPTMGALHEGHLSLIENAKKNNDVVVVSIFVNPTQFNNPEDLEKYPRTLDEDLEKLKNVNCDIVFTPNADEMYDKNEVAELFDFDGLDKEMEGKFRDNHFNGVGTVVKKLFNILKPNNAYFGEKDYQQLQIINKLVSITKQPVNIIGCAIDREDDGLARSSRNMRLTTEHRNSAAFIYKTITEAKEMINSSSPKEIEEWVNNQFKSHHNLVLEYFTIADESNLKSVTALDQNKKYRAFIAVFAGEIRLIDNIAL, from the coding sequence ATGAAAGTATTCTCTATCAAAGAATTAGCTAATTCTTACATTTCAGACCTAAAATCTAAAGGGCTTACTGTTGGTTTGGTTCCTACTATGGGAGCATTACACGAAGGTCATTTGTCATTAATTGAGAATGCCAAGAAAAACAATGATGTTGTTGTGGTTAGTATTTTTGTAAATCCAACCCAATTTAACAACCCTGAAGACTTAGAAAAGTACCCTAGAACACTTGACGAAGATTTAGAAAAGCTAAAAAACGTAAATTGTGACATTGTATTTACTCCAAATGCAGATGAAATGTACGATAAAAATGAGGTTGCAGAACTTTTTGATTTTGATGGTTTAGACAAAGAAATGGAAGGAAAGTTTAGGGACAATCATTTTAATGGTGTAGGAACAGTTGTTAAAAAATTGTTTAACATCCTTAAACCAAACAATGCATATTTTGGGGAGAAAGACTATCAACAACTGCAAATTATTAACAAACTAGTTAGCATTACAAAACAACCTGTAAATATTATTGGTTGCGCTATTGATAGAGAAGATGATGGATTAGCACGTAGCTCAAGAAACATGCGACTAACCACCGAGCACAGAAACAGCGCTGCTTTTATATATAAAACCATTACCGAAGCTAAAGAAATGATCAATTCATCTTCTCCAAAAGAGATTGAAGAATGGGTGAATAATCAATTTAAAAGCCATCATAATTTGGTACTTGAATACTTTACTATTGCTGATGAAAGTAATTTAAAAAGCGTAACTGCTTTAGATCAAAATAAAAAGTACAGAGCTTTTATTGCGGTTTTTGCAGGAGAGATAAGATTGATAGATAACATTGCCTTATAA
- a CDS encoding DUF4270 family protein: MNLLKRKSLKTIAAFGTMVFFMSCTNDVVTTTGGLINNNNFVKDTINLEPVLSTVNIDTVRTNLLSTYLLGEYTDAKLGNLKASIVGQLAPSLYPLKRTTAETPGEVTTSDVEVTLELPLTLVNKEDSTIEFDVANFVGDVNSSIDVTVSTFTTYLEQLNANGASRVYYSNGTNDAASKEDLGTETVLGSRENIFLGVSYTEADTLKITLDNTYFESKLNELDALDISNSEDFRLFFKGLKVTATKDGLGYAVPFNLSLARLRIMYKNTDALNTETNEELTFKFQGVVYDLYEHDHANSNEADKVYVQGAGGYETSVDISSFITANSVASQSENWLINQAKLKIYVDEINDQTLQSFYLYGIKSDGTLAVVNDYITLGVGDVNGVVGYEDIENEEHPYILFYITDFIKAALAEGEVAELRIKARETTENTSINLSSSIPKGALLLSNDTDNTDNIDKTPNLEVIYSKIE, from the coding sequence ATGAATCTTTTAAAAAGAAAATCTTTAAAAACCATAGCAGCTTTTGGTACTATGGTTTTTTTTATGAGTTGTACAAATGATGTAGTAACAACAACCGGTGGGTTAATCAATAACAATAATTTTGTTAAAGATACCATCAACCTAGAGCCTGTTTTATCTACGGTTAATATTGATACTGTAAGAACCAACTTACTTAGTACTTATTTGTTAGGAGAGTATACAGATGCTAAATTAGGGAACTTAAAGGCTTCAATTGTAGGGCAATTAGCACCTAGTCTTTATCCGTTAAAAAGAACTACTGCAGAAACTCCAGGAGAAGTTACTACTTCTGATGTTGAGGTTACTTTAGAACTACCTCTAACATTGGTTAATAAAGAAGATTCAACAATAGAATTTGATGTAGCTAATTTTGTAGGAGATGTCAATTCAAGCATTGATGTTACCGTTTCTACATTTACAACTTATTTAGAGCAGCTAAACGCCAATGGGGCTTCTAGGGTTTATTATTCTAATGGAACTAATGATGCTGCTAGTAAAGAAGATTTGGGAACAGAAACTGTTTTAGGTTCTAGAGAAAATATTTTTTTAGGTGTTTCTTATACAGAAGCAGATACTCTAAAAATTACTTTAGATAACACTTATTTTGAATCTAAATTAAACGAGTTAGATGCTTTGGATATTAGCAATAGCGAAGACTTTAGATTGTTTTTTAAAGGTTTAAAAGTAACTGCTACAAAAGATGGTTTAGGGTATGCAGTTCCTTTTAACTTGTCTTTGGCTAGGTTAAGAATTATGTATAAAAATACAGATGCTTTAAATACCGAAACAAATGAGGAATTAACTTTTAAGTTTCAAGGTGTTGTTTATGATTTGTACGAACATGATCATGCAAATAGTAACGAAGCAGATAAAGTATATGTACAAGGTGCTGGAGGATATGAAACGTCTGTTGATATTTCTAGTTTCATTACAGCAAACAGTGTCGCTTCTCAATCTGAAAATTGGCTTATCAATCAAGCAAAATTAAAAATTTATGTTGATGAAATAAACGACCAAACTTTACAGAGTTTTTACTTATATGGTATTAAGAGTGATGGAACTTTAGCTGTTGTAAATGATTATATAACGCTTGGAGTAGGAGATGTTAACGGAGTTGTTGGTTATGAGGATATAGAAAACGAAGAGCATCCTTATATTTTGTTTTATATCACAGACTTTATAAAGGCGGCTTTGGCAGAAGGAGAAGTGGCTGAGTTAAGAATAAAGGCTAGAGAAACTACAGAAAATACTAGTATAAATTTATCTTCATCTATACCAAAAGGAGCTTTGTTGTTAAGTAATGATACCGACAATACAGATAATATAGATAAAACACCTAATTTAGAAGTAATATATTCTAAAATTGAATAA
- a CDS encoding lysylphosphatidylglycerol synthase transmembrane domain-containing protein — protein sequence MKPSAKKTLKTVFPLLLGAFLIWLSLSKFTQEELTEIKHSFYNANYWWIGLSLFLGFLSHVCRAYRWKFMLKPLGYNPKFHNNAMAVFVAYLVNLGIPRAGEFTRAATINQYENVPFEKAFGTIVAERLADMVVYLLLIVLAFFAQYELIKELIIDRIPPNPILLGVVGLILLGVAYVLFNAIKKSTKPLFVKIRTFVIGLVEGIQTLFTMEKKWTYIFYTFLIWALYVLMLYVVIYAFPETSHLGLDAILICFIMGTFSFATTNGGIGAYPYVMQQALLLYAIPETIGASFGWIAWTSQTVLVIVLGGLSFLFLPILNKNKY from the coding sequence TTGAAACCTAGTGCTAAAAAAACATTAAAAACAGTATTTCCTCTTTTATTAGGTGCTTTTTTAATTTGGTTATCACTTTCTAAATTTACTCAAGAAGAACTAACAGAAATTAAACATTCCTTTTACAACGCTAATTATTGGTGGATTGGTTTGTCTTTATTTTTAGGTTTTCTTAGTCATGTCTGTAGGGCTTATCGTTGGAAATTTATGTTAAAACCCTTAGGTTACAATCCAAAATTTCACAACAACGCTATGGCTGTTTTTGTAGCTTACTTGGTTAATTTAGGAATTCCAAGAGCAGGAGAATTTACAAGAGCAGCAACTATTAATCAGTACGAAAATGTTCCTTTTGAAAAAGCTTTTGGAACTATTGTTGCCGAAAGACTAGCAGATATGGTAGTCTATTTACTTTTAATAGTCTTAGCTTTTTTTGCACAATACGAATTAATTAAAGAGTTGATTATTGATAGAATCCCTCCTAACCCTATACTACTAGGTGTTGTTGGATTGATTCTTTTAGGTGTTGCTTATGTGCTTTTTAATGCCATCAAAAAATCAACAAAACCTCTTTTTGTAAAAATAAGAACTTTTGTGATTGGCTTGGTAGAAGGAATTCAAACCCTGTTTACCATGGAAAAAAAGTGGACTTATATATTTTACACTTTTTTAATTTGGGCGCTATATGTTTTGATGTTATATGTAGTAATTTATGCTTTTCCAGAAACTAGCCACTTAGGATTGGACGCCATATTAATCTGTTTTATTATGGGTACTTTTAGTTTTGCAACTACTAATGGGGGAATTGGAGCTTATCCATATGTTATGCAACAAGCACTTTTATTATACGCCATTCCAGAAACTATTGGAGCTAGTTTTGGTTGGATTGCATGGACCTCTCAAACCGTATTGGTAATTGTTTTAGGTGGATTATCATTTTTATTCTTGCCTATTTTAAATAAAAATAAGTATTGA
- the panD gene encoding aspartate 1-decarboxylase: MQIEVVKSKIHRVKVTGADLNYIGSITIDKALMEAANMIEGEKVSIVNVNNGERLDTYIIPGEKNSGEITLNGPAARRVAPGDIIIIISYGLMDFEEAKNFSPSIVFPNEETNTLT, translated from the coding sequence ATGCAAATTGAAGTAGTAAAATCTAAAATACACAGAGTCAAGGTTACCGGAGCTGATTTAAACTATATTGGTAGTATTACTATTGATAAAGCTTTAATGGAAGCCGCTAACATGATTGAAGGAGAAAAAGTATCCATAGTAAACGTAAACAATGGTGAGCGTTTAGATACTTACATTATTCCTGGAGAAAAAAATAGTGGTGAAATTACTTTAAACGGACCTGCCGCTAGACGTGTTGCTCCGGGTGATATAATCATTATTATTTCTTACGGATTGATGGATTTTGAAGAGGCTAAAAACTTTAGTCCTTCTATTGTATTTCCTAACGAAGAAACTAATACCCTTACTTAA